From one uncultured Fibrobacter sp. genomic stretch:
- a CDS encoding peptidylprolyl isomerase has protein sequence MRSFKFVSRGLAAVLLTAGLASAQLLNSKSLDVIRVEKVGISAGKIDSLAKMLGEQQLRGKKIDDKTMTQLRYAVIDNLVGQELIKLEAKKMGIKVSQGKVDSLTKLFKSQFPSEDAFQKELKKSNTTMAQFKEKIEDQLKSEAILEKKVPYPKDPTEKQKEAFWELNKTKVAINDSISGARIVIYTKGKSKQEIEDAKVMLQGLAAQVRSKKATFAQLAAMYSDDQTAKKTGGVMAKFVAKSKGDAFVKAVNKVKVGEITEPYTDKDGIAIFMLTEKNDGKYESYKHQIDYILRVQAEQDRQAQLKAYLDGLGKVYKVQYLDAKYTPPQAIGGK, from the coding sequence ATGCGTTCTTTTAAATTTGTTTCTCGTGGCCTCGCTGCCGTTTTGCTGACAGCTGGTCTCGCTTCTGCTCAGTTGTTGAATTCTAAGAGCCTGGACGTGATTCGCGTCGAAAAGGTCGGTATTTCTGCCGGTAAGATTGATAGCCTTGCCAAGATGCTCGGTGAACAGCAGCTCCGCGGCAAGAAAATCGACGACAAGACCATGACCCAGCTCCGCTACGCCGTGATTGACAACCTGGTCGGTCAGGAACTCATCAAGCTCGAAGCCAAGAAGATGGGTATCAAGGTTTCTCAGGGCAAGGTCGACAGCTTGACCAAGCTCTTCAAGTCCCAGTTCCCGAGCGAAGACGCCTTCCAGAAGGAACTCAAGAAGTCTAACACCACCATGGCCCAGTTCAAGGAAAAGATCGAAGACCAGCTGAAGAGCGAAGCGATTCTCGAAAAGAAGGTGCCGTACCCGAAGGATCCGACCGAAAAGCAGAAGGAAGCTTTCTGGGAACTCAACAAGACGAAGGTGGCCATTAACGATTCCATTAGCGGTGCCCGTATCGTGATTTACACCAAGGGCAAGTCCAAGCAGGAAATCGAAGACGCCAAGGTGATGTTGCAGGGCCTTGCCGCCCAGGTGCGCAGCAAGAAGGCTACGTTTGCTCAGCTCGCTGCCATGTACAGCGACGACCAGACCGCCAAGAAGACTGGCGGCGTGATGGCTAAGTTTGTTGCCAAGTCCAAGGGCGATGCTTTTGTGAAGGCCGTGAACAAGGTCAAGGTCGGTGAAATCACCGAACCGTATACCGACAAGGACGGTATCGCCATCTTTATGCTGACGGAAAAGAACGACGGCAAGTACGAAAGCTACAAGCACCAGATCGACTACATCCTGCGTGTGCAGGCCGAACAGGACCGTCAGGCTCAGCTCAAGGCTTACCTCGATGGCCTCGGAAAGGTCTACAAGGTGCAGTACCTCGACGCGAAGTACACTCCTCCTCAGGCAATCGGCGGCAAGTAA
- a CDS encoding C25 family cysteine peptidase, whose translation MNLFSRISTILCALCVFCTAAEQRRAEIYIDEDLYKDADVLAAAQKYAGAVEKEFNFKIDIKSFPAALVLDSTTLSTSPKFKQKSTAAELKAAIKESWEDKSKAPLAGVILIGNLPFARMEYFARESDGRAAFPGDGKITGYQVWAVDFYYMDMDGKWTDELVGTGCVSDGACSGEVDYGQNGIIDSHYNHFNGELAGEDFEIWVSRVNAYGEARDLYNNKWIEQLRNYNEYLTTVKELTVRWLNKAYDMHVSSAPRSDKALFTYSDPSPIYRADYAVVSHINDLSKMYNEVDVVHAMDREKSLLYMVKDYDWLTHLGHGNEKSFADGVSVNDFEPTIESVPYLLDLFSCNIGRYSTPEGLSYDRTVGMAFLFRSLKGGVSLIAETKMGGGYQAVDTLDKHMRTNFLGDAYVKWANYRSLVFESYKNAKDIYTWYYGTTLFGDPFATIKTNRDNVKQDSMPNNIALHALHDFNISGICIDEAQGANGFCNAICGSTEANYCAGIHGSARIGTVYAKGGLVLNAEIKAQKALIYRDYEDAELFISAEADYNYVAYVNPKRWNKTFDAFDTLQTFPENKCIENVTVDKEFTLVDGKCINKLTVRSTGTLVIPEGDFYAYSVTMEPGSKYKFEKPGYTSLLHVRKGFAWKASPVKDSIDYEKAASGFKLTVYDNANPVDIDSLFYGSVNAPKTMLNVYGKAYGSFTGYGLAVHENAVVYYIPFAPLSSPEHTTFASPITTVAHATKVVAFNHNTISFEASKAGLYEIDVMDVLGQTVASFCVNANAGYNSVSHDFTKLKSNRYIVSLKRGKTVESAKMVRLR comes from the coding sequence ATGAATTTATTTTCTAGAATCAGCACTATTTTGTGCGCACTTTGTGTTTTTTGTACAGCAGCAGAACAGAGACGCGCCGAAATTTACATTGACGAAGATCTTTACAAAGATGCAGACGTACTTGCAGCAGCGCAGAAATACGCCGGCGCCGTCGAAAAGGAATTCAACTTCAAGATAGATATCAAGTCGTTCCCGGCCGCATTAGTCCTTGACTCTACAACTCTCAGTACAAGCCCCAAATTTAAACAGAAAAGCACCGCTGCCGAACTGAAGGCCGCCATCAAGGAATCCTGGGAAGACAAATCCAAAGCTCCATTAGCGGGAGTCATCCTTATAGGCAATCTGCCTTTTGCACGAATGGAATACTTTGCCAGAGAATCCGACGGCAGGGCGGCATTCCCCGGCGATGGAAAAATCACCGGCTACCAGGTCTGGGCGGTTGACTTCTACTATATGGACATGGACGGCAAGTGGACAGACGAACTCGTCGGAACCGGCTGCGTATCCGACGGAGCATGCAGCGGCGAAGTGGATTACGGACAAAACGGAATCATCGATTCACACTACAACCATTTTAACGGGGAACTTGCCGGCGAAGATTTCGAAATCTGGGTATCTCGCGTAAACGCTTACGGCGAAGCCCGCGACTTGTACAATAACAAATGGATTGAACAACTCCGCAATTACAACGAATACCTCACCACGGTCAAGGAACTCACCGTACGCTGGCTCAACAAGGCCTACGACATGCACGTAAGCTCAGCCCCACGTTCGGACAAAGCTCTGTTTACCTATTCCGACCCATCCCCTATTTACAGGGCGGACTATGCCGTCGTAAGCCATATCAACGATCTCTCGAAAATGTATAACGAAGTCGATGTCGTCCATGCGATGGACAGAGAAAAATCGCTCCTGTATATGGTAAAGGATTACGATTGGCTGACCCATCTGGGCCATGGCAACGAAAAGTCCTTTGCCGATGGCGTTTCGGTAAACGACTTTGAGCCCACCATCGAAAGTGTCCCCTACCTGCTTGACTTGTTCTCTTGCAACATCGGTCGCTACTCCACACCCGAAGGCCTCTCCTACGACCGCACGGTAGGCATGGCATTCTTGTTTAGGTCCCTGAAAGGCGGAGTCTCGCTGATTGCAGAGACAAAAATGGGTGGCGGATACCAAGCGGTCGATACACTCGACAAGCATATGAGAACAAATTTCCTTGGCGATGCATACGTCAAGTGGGCCAACTACAGATCTTTGGTATTCGAAAGTTACAAGAATGCAAAGGACATTTACACCTGGTACTACGGGACCACGCTTTTCGGCGACCCGTTTGCAACAATTAAAACCAATAGAGACAACGTAAAACAAGACAGCATGCCCAACAACATCGCGCTGCACGCATTGCACGATTTCAACATCAGCGGCATATGCATCGACGAAGCGCAGGGCGCCAATGGATTCTGCAACGCCATCTGCGGTTCCACAGAAGCGAACTATTGCGCAGGTATCCATGGCTCCGCCCGAATCGGCACCGTCTATGCCAAAGGCGGCCTTGTCCTGAATGCCGAAATTAAAGCCCAAAAAGCACTCATCTACCGCGATTACGAAGATGCAGAACTTTTCATCAGTGCAGAAGCGGATTACAATTACGTCGCCTACGTCAATCCCAAGCGCTGGAACAAAACATTCGACGCATTCGACACCCTGCAGACATTCCCGGAAAACAAATGCATCGAGAACGTGACCGTCGATAAGGAATTCACTCTCGTCGACGGGAAATGCATCAACAAGCTCACCGTTCGCTCCACCGGAACGCTCGTCATTCCAGAAGGTGATTTCTACGCATACTCCGTAACCATGGAACCGGGTTCCAAGTACAAATTCGAAAAACCGGGATACACATCCCTGCTGCACGTAAGAAAAGGTTTCGCCTGGAAAGCCTCCCCGGTTAAAGACTCCATCGACTACGAAAAAGCGGCAAGCGGATTCAAGTTGACAGTCTATGACAACGCAAACCCCGTCGATATCGACAGTCTGTTCTACGGATCTGTCAATGCGCCCAAAACCATGCTAAACGTCTATGGCAAGGCATACGGATCGTTCACCGGATACGGCTTGGCCGTTCACGAAAACGCCGTCGTCTATTACATACCGTTCGCTCCGCTATCTTCGCCCGAACACACGACGTTTGCAAGCCCAATAACAACTGTAGCACATGCAACAAAGGTTGTCGCGTTCAACCACAACACAATCTCGTTCGAAGCATCAAAGGCAGGACTGTACGAGATTGATGTCATGGACGTTCTCGGACAAACCGTCGCATCGTTCTGCGTAAACGCAAACGCCGGCTACAATTCCGTCAGCCATGATTTCACGAAACTCAAAAGCAACCGCTATATCGTGAGCCTCAAACGCGGAAAAACCGTCGAAAGCGCCAAGATGGTAAGACTGCGGTAG
- a CDS encoding nitroreductase family protein → MKFEELVKNRYSCRKFSDKAVETEKLSLVLEAGRLSPTAVNGQPVTVKVLKSEAALAKLRSITRMAYNAPVVLMVCYDKDKCYSPVTYHDDFVSGDMDSSIVTTSMMMQATDLGLATLWARGFNASEIEKAFDFPANLKLACFLDVGYADPAEGGPSPRHPVRKPMSEFATEL, encoded by the coding sequence ATGAAATTCGAAGAACTCGTCAAAAACCGTTACAGCTGCCGCAAATTCAGCGATAAGGCTGTGGAAACCGAAAAACTCTCCCTCGTGCTCGAAGCCGGACGCCTTTCTCCGACGGCCGTGAATGGCCAGCCGGTGACGGTGAAAGTGCTCAAGTCGGAGGCTGCGCTTGCCAAGCTCCGCAGCATTACCCGCATGGCCTACAACGCCCCCGTGGTGCTCATGGTCTGCTACGACAAGGACAAGTGCTATTCTCCCGTGACTTACCACGACGATTTTGTGAGTGGCGACATGGATTCGAGCATTGTGACGACTTCGATGATGATGCAGGCAACCGATCTTGGCCTTGCTACCCTGTGGGCTCGCGGCTTCAACGCCTCTGAAATCGAAAAGGCTTTTGACTTCCCGGCAAACCTCAAGCTGGCTTGTTTCTTGGATGTTGGCTACGCTGATCCTGCCGAAGGCGGCCCCTCGCCGCGCCACCCCGTGCGCAAGCCCATGAGCGAATTCGCTACGGAATTGTAA
- the prfB gene encoding peptide chain release factor 2 (programmed frameshift) has protein sequence MAFQTTHTGLIDLRTRIDKLWGYLDLEAKTEELYVLEKDSADPNLWNDQEKAQSMMKKIGNLRALLDSWKEVSQTCDDLAELYEMSKAEESADLTASIDSDIAELKSKIEAMEFKKMLNGPDDACSCLLSIHPGAGGTESQDWALMLFRMYTHFFERENMDFKVVDFQEAEDAGLKSATIEVTCENAYGLLRSEIGVHRLVRISPFDANARRHTSFTAVYLYPEHEDIEFDLDMADVRVDTYRSSGAGGQYINKTDSAVRMTHLPTGIMASCQTERSQIQNRETCYKMLKTMVAEHYRLEEEAKRDARMAEKKKVEWGSQIRSYVLQPYQLVKDLRTGVETSDTAGVLDGKIKPFINAYLLSTSEGAKQ, from the exons ATGGCTTTTCAGACGACTCACACCGGGCTGATCGACTTGCGCACGCGCATCGATAAGCTCTGGGGGTATCTT GACTTAGAAGCCAAGACCGAAGAACTCTACGTTTTGGAAAAGGACTCCGCTGACCCGAACCTGTGGAATGACCAGGAAAAGGCGCAGTCCATGATGAAAAAAATCGGCAATCTGCGAGCCCTGCTGGACTCGTGGAAAGAAGTCTCGCAGACATGCGACGACCTCGCCGAACTTTACGAAATGAGCAAGGCGGAAGAATCCGCCGACCTGACGGCATCTATCGATTCTGATATCGCTGAACTCAAGTCTAAGATAGAGGCGATGGAATTCAAGAAAATGCTGAACGGCCCCGATGACGCTTGCAGTTGCTTGCTGTCGATTCATCCGGGCGCAGGTGGCACCGAGTCGCAGGACTGGGCGCTCATGCTCTTCCGCATGTACACGCATTTCTTTGAACGCGAAAACATGGACTTCAAGGTGGTCGACTTCCAGGAAGCGGAAGACGCTGGCCTTAAGAGTGCGACCATCGAAGTCACTTGTGAAAACGCTTACGGATTGCTCCGTTCGGAAATCGGCGTGCACCGTCTGGTGCGCATTAGCCCCTTCGATGCCAACGCCCGCCGCCACACGAGCTTTACCGCCGTGTATCTGTACCCCGAACACGAAGACATTGAATTCGATTTGGATATGGCAGACGTGCGCGTGGATACCTACCGCAGTAGCGGTGCCGGTGGTCAGTACATCAACAAGACGGACTCCGCCGTGCGTATGACGCACTTGCCGACAGGTATTATGGCGAGCTGCCAGACCGAACGTAGCCAGATTCAGAACCGCGAAACCTGCTACAAGATGCTCAAGACCATGGTCGCCGAACATTATCGCTTGGAAGAAGAGGCCAAGCGTGATGCCCGTATGGCCGAAAAGAAAAAGGTCGAATGGGGTAGCCAGATTCGTAGCTACGTGCTGCAGCCTTACCAGTTGGTCAAGGACTTGCGCACTGGCGTCGAAACCTCGGATACCGCAGGCGTTCTCGACGGCAAAATCAAGCCGTTCATCAACGCGTACTTGCTCAGCACCAGCGAAGGTGCGAAGCAGTAG